From a single Parambassis ranga chromosome 2, fParRan2.1, whole genome shotgun sequence genomic region:
- the slc38a2 gene encoding sodium-coupled neutral amino acid symporter 2, which translates to MSQTAEMKYLHGTAQEEDSGSFNSTDYPYPTKKIPYSTDVDAESQNFLPEHNTGKKKYETEYHQGNASFGMSVFNLGNAIMGSGILGLSFAMANTGIALFVLLLVAVAIFSLYSVHLLLKTANEGGALVYEQLGYKAFGIPGKLAATCSITMQNIGAMSSYLYIVKYELPIVIEAFTGTSNGEWYTNGDYLVLLVTVVIILPLSLLRNLGYLGYTSGLSLLCMVFFLIVVIIKKFQIPCPLPFDVDEANDNLTKVLNSTFNSSSSAVDYMDACRPKYFVFNSQTVYAVPILTFAFVCHPAILPMYEELKDRSRKKMQGVANVSFLAMFIMYLLAALFGYLTFNDRVGPELLHTYSKVYKFDVLLLIVRLAVLTAVTLTVPVVLFPIRTSLNHILCASKGFSWVRHTTITIVLLAGTNALVILVPTIRDIFGFIGASAAAMLIFILPSAFYIKLVKKESMKSVQKIGASAFLICGFIVMIGSMTLIILDWIHNASPSDDTKGDGH; encoded by the exons ATGTCACAGACCGCGGAGATGAAGTATTTACACGGCACTGCTCAGGAGGAAGACAGCGGCAGCTTTAACAGCACTGACTACCCCTACCCAACAAAGAAGATCCCATACAG CACTGATGTTGATGCAGAGAGTCAGAACTTCCTCCCTGAACACAACACGGGGAAGAAGAAGTATGAGACAGAATAT CACCAGGGAAATGCCTCCTTTGGCATGTCAGTCTTCAACCTTGGGAATGCCATCATGGGCAGTGGCATCCTGGGTCTGTCCTTCGCCATGGCCAACACTGGAATCGCCCTCTTTGT GCTTCTGCTCGTGGCTGTCGCCATCTTCTCTCTGTATTCTGTCCACTTGCTGCTAAAGACAGCTAATGAAGGAG GTGCACTGGTTTATGAGCAGCTGGGTTACAAAGCCTTCGGGATTCCGGGGAAACTGGCAGCCACTTGCTCCATCACAATGCAGAACATTGGAG CTATGTCAAGCTACCTCTACATCGTAAAGTACGAGCTGCCCATCGTCATTGAGGCTTTTACGGGAACCAGCAATGG AGAATGGTACACCAACGGAGACTACCTGGTACTGCTGGTGACGGTCGTCATCATCCTGCCCCTCTCACTGCTCAGGAACTTGG GTTACCTTGGTTACACCAGTGGCCTGTCCTTGCTGTGCATGGTGTTCTTTCTGATTGTG GTGATTATTAAGAAGTTCCAGATCCCTTGCCCTCTACCTTTTGACGTAGATGAAGCAAATGACAACTTGACCAAAGTGTTAAACAGCACCTTCAACTCCAGCTCCTCCGCAGTGGACTACATGGACGCCTGCAGGCCAAAATACTTTGTCTTCAACTCACAG ACCGTCTACGCTGTTCCTATCCTGACCTTCGCCTTTGTGTGCCACCCTGCTATCCTGCCCATGTACGAGGAGCTCAAAGA CCGTTCCCGCAAAAAGATGCAGGGTGTGGCCAACGTGTCCTTCCTGGCAATGTTCATCATGTACCTGCTGGCTGCTCTCTTCGGGTACCTGACCTTCAATG ATCGTGTGGGACCCGAGCTGCTGCACACCTACTCCAAGGTCTACAAGTTCGACGTGCTCCTGCTGATCGTCCGTCTGGCTGTGCTGACCGCCGTCACCCTCACCGTCCCCGTGGTGCTCTTCCCT ATTCGTACCTCCTTGAACCACATCCTGTGCGCCTCCAAGGGGTTCAGCTGGGTCCGCCACACCACCATCACTATAGTTTTGCTGGCTGGCACCAACGCTCTGGTGATCTTAGTCCCCACCATCAGGGACATCTTTGGCTTCATcg gtgcctctgctgctgctatgCTCATCTTTATCCTGCCCTCAGCCTTCTACATCAAACTGGTCAAGAAGGAGTCCATGAAGTCTGTGCAAAAGATTGGG GCCAGCGCCTTCCTGATCTGCGGCTTCATCGTCATGATCGGCAGCATGACCCTCATCATCTTGGACTGGATCCACAACGCTTCACCTAGCGATGACACAAAGGGTGACGGACACTAA